TCCGGCGGCGGCGGTCGCGGCATGAAGGTCGCCCAGACCCGCGAAGACCTGGCCGAGGCGGTCTCGACCGCCCGCTCGGAAGCTCGCGCGGCCTTCGGCGACGACACGGTCTATATGGAGCGCTATCTCCAGAAGCCGCGTCACATCGAGATCCAGGTCATCGCCGACAGCCATGGCAACGTGGTGCACCTGGGCGAGCGCGACTGCTCGCTGCAGCGTCGCCACCAGAAGGTGCTGGAGGAGGCCCCCTCGCCCGCCCTGGGCGCGGCGGACCGCGCCAAGATCGGCAAGATCGTCGTCGACGCCGTCAAGGCCATCGGCTACCTCGGCGTCGGCACCATCGAGTTCCTGTGGGAGAACGGCGAGTTCTTCTTCATCGAGATGAACACCCGCCTGCAGGTCGAGCACCCGGTCACCGAGGCCATCACCGGCATCGACCTGGTGCGCGAACAGATCCGCATCGCCGCCGGCCTGCCGCTGTCGTTCACCCAAGACGACGTGGTGTTCGAAGGTCACGCCATCGAGTGCCGGATCAACGCCGAAAACGCGCGGACCTTCACACCCTCGCCCGGCACGATCACCGACTTCCATGCTCCTGGTGGCCTGGGTGTTCGCCTGGATTCGGCGATCTACACCGGCTATGCGATCCCGCCCTATTACGACAGCCTGATTGGCAAGCTGATTGTCCATGGCCGCGATCGCCAGGAATGCATCGCGCGTCTGCGTCGCTGCCTCGGCGAGATGGTTGTCGGCGGCATCGAGACCACGATCCCGCTGTTCCAGGACCTGTTGGTGCAACCCGACATCCTGGCCGGCGACTACGACATCCACTGGCTGGAGCGCTGGATCAAGGCGCAGGGCTAGGGCTCGCTAGGAAAGTCCTGGGATCCGCCATGGACGACGCCTTCACGGTCGATGATCTCATCGCCTGCTACGAGCGCGGCGTCTTTCCCATGGCGGACGCCCGCCAGGACGAGAGCATCTTCCTGATCGACCCGGAACGCCGGGGCGTGCTGCCGCTGGACGGCTTGCACGTCCCGCGCCGGTTGGCCCGCACCGTTCGGGCCGAACCGTTCGAGATCCGCATCGACACGGCCTTTGACGCCGTGGTCGAGGCCTGCGCCACTGCGCGGCCGGGGCGGCTTGAAACCTGGATCAACAATCCCATTCAGCGGCTCTATGGCCAGTTGTTCGCGCGCGGCTTGGCGCACAGTGTCGAGTGCTGGGAAGGCGAAGAACTGGTTGGCGGCCTGTATGGCGTGGCCTTTGGGGCCTGTTTCTTCGGCGAGAGCATGTTCTCGACCCGCCGCGACGCCAGCAAGGTCGCGTTGGTCCATCTGGCGGGGCGGTTGATCGTCGGCGACTATCGCCTGCTGGACACGCAGTTCATCACCGATCACCTCGAACAGTTCGGAACGCTCGAGATTTCGCGCGCCGACTATCGCCGCCGGCTCGGCCGGGCCTGGACGGCCCAGGCCGATTTCTACCGGCTGGCCGCCGGCGCGACCGGAGCCGAGGTCTTGCAGGCGATCAGCCAGGCGTCATAGACCGGGTGCTGCAACGGGTTCAGGCCCGGCGAATTGGCGTACATCCAGCCCTTGTAGATCTGGCGTCCAGGCGGCGCGACGCGGCCCGGCAAGGCCTTGGGCTGGGTGTCGACCGTGACATAGGCGATCGAATCCGGGGCGTCCTCGTCAGGCGCGGTCGTCTCGCAGGCCCGGACCGTGAAGACCAGGGTCTTGTACCGGATCGGCTGGCCGACCGGCGCTTCGAACCGCAGGGTCTCGGTCGTCACCTTGTCCAGGGCCTGGATGATCGCGACCGACGAGCGCGCGCGCTTGATCGGTTCCGCCGGCTTGTCGGGCGTCGCGGCCGCGGGCTTGGCGGCGGACTGGGATTGGGACTGGGGCGTCGCCGCCGGAGTGGTTGCGGGCGTCGTCGTTGCGGCCGCTGCGGGCTGCTGAGCAGCAGGCTGAGGTGTCGGCGCGGGCGGTGCGGGACGCGCCCCAGGCACCGGCCGCGATTGCTGCGGCACGATGATCGGCGCGGGGGCCGTCGGCGGTGTCTGGGCGACCGGCGGCTGCTGCGGCGCGTTCTGCAGGGCCCAGGCCCCGCCGCCGGCGAGCGAGCCCGCCAAGGCCAACATCGCCACGCTCGTCAAGGACCGCCGGATCGTCATCCTATTCGGGCGACCAGGGCTTGTAGTCGCTGGTGGCGACGGCGCGCTCGCCGCCGCGGGTCAGCGAGCCCTTCGGACGCCAGGCGTGGATCGTGCCGGTCAGGTTCGGATGGTGATCCTTTTCCCAGGCGCGACGCGGCAAAGGCGCCGTGGTCGGCGGCTCGTCGAAGGTGTAGTGCAGCCAGCCGCTCCACTCGGGCGGCACCTTGGAAGCCTCGGCGTAGCCGTCGTAGATCACCCAGCGACGCTTGCGATCGTCGTAGCTGTCGCTGTTGTCGCGCGCCTCGAAGTAGCGGTTGCCGTAGTCGTCCTGGCCCACGAACACGCCGCGACGGCTAATGTGGAAGCGCTGACCCAGGGTCGCGCCGTTCCACCACGTGAAGATCGCTTTCAGCACCGCGTCAGCACCAATCTCGCAAAGGTCCCAGAATCTGGGAGGGTTTCGGGCAACGCCAAGGCGTTGCGAAGCGGCCGGACTATAGGTCGGCGGCCCCTCAGCGTCCAGCATCCGGCGCGACGTTCCGGCTTCAACATCTTGTGGATCGAGGCCACCTGGCACCCCACATCTATTGAAGGGCGCTGTTCGGCGATCTAGGATGGTTCATTCTTGGCGCACCCTGGCGCCCAGGCCGCGGAATCGCCCATGCGCATCCAGTCCCGACACCCCGCCTCCGCCCCACGGATCGAACCACGCGAAATCGAACGCGCCGACGCCGTCATCGAGGTGCTGGCGCCCGAGGGCTGGACCGACGCCCGGGTCGAGGCCTGGTTGGACTGGGCTGACGGCCCTCTCGACGCCGAGGCGCCGCTAGGCGGCGGCCCCGCCCGCTATGCCGACCGCGTGGCCAAGGCCGGACTGTCCGACGGCCTGTTCGGCGACGCCGCCGACGCCGACGCTTTCCGGGAAGCTTTGCTGGCCACCATGCTGAGCGGGATCGCCTCGCCCGCCGTCGCGCCGGCCGCGGCCCGACGCCTACCCGACATTGGCGAGATCGAGTTCAAGCGCGTCGCCGAGAGTCACTTGGCCCGCTGGCGGTCGGCGAAGCTCGCGGTGAGGGCCGCAGCCCGCCTCGACACCGCCCTGGCACAGGTCGGCGACGCCGTTCAGCGCTGCCACGGCGACGCCAAGGCCTGC
The window above is part of the Caulobacter soli genome. Proteins encoded here:
- the aat gene encoding leucyl/phenylalanyl-tRNA--protein transferase, which encodes MDDAFTVDDLIACYERGVFPMADARQDESIFLIDPERRGVLPLDGLHVPRRLARTVRAEPFEIRIDTAFDAVVEACATARPGRLETWINNPIQRLYGQLFARGLAHSVECWEGEELVGGLYGVAFGACFFGESMFSTRRDASKVALVHLAGRLIVGDYRLLDTQFITDHLEQFGTLEISRADYRRRLGRAWTAQADFYRLAAGATGAEVLQAISQAS
- the accC gene encoding acetyl-CoA carboxylase biotin carboxylase subunit, which encodes MFDKILIANRGEIALRVHRACKEMGIATVAVHSEADANSMWVRLADESVCIGPASAAKSYLNIPSIIAAAEITGAQAIHPGYGFLSENARFAEIVGAHGYTFIGPKPEHIRMMGDKITAKQAVKDAGIPVVPGSDGGVATEEEAFAAAEVIGFPVLIKAASGGGGRGMKVAQTREDLAEAVSTARSEARAAFGDDTVYMERYLQKPRHIEIQVIADSHGNVVHLGERDCSLQRRHQKVLEEAPSPALGAADRAKIGKIVVDAVKAIGYLGVGTIEFLWENGEFFFIEMNTRLQVEHPVTEAITGIDLVREQIRIAAGLPLSFTQDDVVFEGHAIECRINAENARTFTPSPGTITDFHAPGGLGVRLDSAIYTGYAIPPYYDSLIGKLIVHGRDRQECIARLRRCLGEMVVGGIETTIPLFQDLLVQPDILAGDYDIHWLERWIKAQG
- a CDS encoding NADH:ubiquinone oxidoreductase subunit NDUFA12, whose translation is MLKAIFTWWNGATLGQRFHISRRGVFVGQDDYGNRYFEARDNSDSYDDRKRRWVIYDGYAEASKVPPEWSGWLHYTFDEPPTTAPLPRRAWEKDHHPNLTGTIHAWRPKGSLTRGGERAVATSDYKPWSPE
- a CDS encoding DUF2155 domain-containing protein — its product is MLALAGSLAGGGAWALQNAPQQPPVAQTPPTAPAPIIVPQQSRPVPGARPAPPAPTPQPAAQQPAAAATTTPATTPAATPQSQSQSAAKPAAATPDKPAEPIKRARSSVAIIQALDKVTTETLRFEAPVGQPIRYKTLVFTVRACETTAPDEDAPDSIAYVTVDTQPKALPGRVAPPGRQIYKGWMYANSPGLNPLQHPVYDAWLIACKTSAPVAPAASR